The following are encoded in a window of Vigna unguiculata cultivar IT97K-499-35 chromosome 8, ASM411807v1, whole genome shotgun sequence genomic DNA:
- the LOC114194436 gene encoding probable serine/threonine-protein kinase WNK4 produces MAEHCYVETDPTGRYGRFGDVLGKGAMKTVYKAIDEVLGIEVAWNQVRLNEALRTPEDLQRLYSEVHLLSTLKHQSIIRFYTSWIDVDNRAFNFITELFTSGSLREYRKKYERVSIQAIKNWARQILQGLVYLHGHDPPVIHRDLKCDNIFVNGHLGQVKIGDLGLAAILRGSQSAHSVIGTPEFMAPELYEEEYNELADVYSFGMCVLEMLTSEYPYSECSNPAQIYKKVTSGKLPMAFFRIEDMEAQRFIGKCLLPAEKRPSAKELLVDPFLASDDPSSTTKFAIQKPFLNATEMEKLQLNDDLPRTGMKVIGKLNPEDDTIFLKVQISDKNGSVRNVFFPFDIFHDTPIDVATEMVKELEIADWEPFEIANMIDREISALLPQRRQTSCSDAFHTFSYIDDDCDDNDAPHHHFRSFSSSSSFQESMADFVSKAEEISSGYYWLHDDSHDDTSSRCSSQGTYSNLNYSSVDDHQDQYNVHSLRKDKLAIMKSHSKGKKVSPGEDLSNFNQCKLMAGSLVPFTSKSKMMMNNQRLTRNRSLIDIRSQLLHRSLVEEVNKRRLFKTVGAVENIGFQAPCDVTTKRSHHVSSARNENCSRRGKGEKNRR; encoded by the exons ATGGCAGAACATTGTTATGTGGAAACCGACCCAACTGGTCGCTATGGCAGG TTTGGAGATGTTCTTGGAAAAGGGGCAATGAAGACTGTGTACAAAGCAATTGATGAGGTTCTTGGAATTGAGGTAGCATGGAACCAAGTCAGACTCAATGAGGCGCTTCGCACCCCTGAAGATTTGCAGAGGCTTTACTCAGAGGTTCATCTCCTCAGTACCCTCAAGCATCAGTCCATCATAAGATTCTACACTTCTTGGATTGATGTTGATAACAGGGCCTTCAACTTTATCACAGAATTGTTCACATCAGGGTCACTTAGAGA ATACAGGAAGAAATATGAGCGTGTCAGCATACAAGCTATAAAGAATTGGGCTCGCCAAATCTTGCAAGGTCTTGTTTATCTACATGGCCATGATCCACCAGTGATCCACCGGGACCTTAAATGTGATAACATATTTGTCAATGGTCATCTTGGACAAGTAAAAATTGGTGACCTGGGACTTGCTGCAATTCTTCGTGGATCCCAATCAGCACACAGTGTCATAG GTACCCCTGAGTTCATGGCACCAGAGTTATACGAGGAAGAATACAATGAACTTGCTGATGTGTACTCATTTGGCATGTGTGTGTTGGAAATGCTTACATCTGAATATCCATATAGTGAATGTTCTAATCCAGCACAGATCTACAAGAAAGTGACATCG gGAAAACTACCAATGGCGTTTTTCCGGATTGAAGACATGGAAGCACAAAGGTTTATTGGAAAATGCTTGCTACCTGCAGAAAAGAGGCCTTCGGCAAAAGAATTGTTGGTTGACCCGTTTCTTGCATCTGATGATCCATCATCAACAACGAAATTTGCAATTCAGAAGCCATTTTTAAATGCCACTGAGATGGAGAAACTGCAATTAAATGATGATCTTCCGAGGACTGGAATGAAAGTGATAGGAAAACTGAATCCTGAAGATGATACTATCTTTCTCAAAGTGCAAATTTCTGATAAGAATG GTTCTGTTAGGAATGTATTCTTTCCCTTTGATATTTTCCATGACACCCCTATTGATGTTGCAACTGAGATGGTGAAAGAGTTGGAGATTGCTGATTGGGAACCTTTTGAGATTGCAAATATGATCGATAGAGAGATATCTGCTCTACTACCTCAGAGGAGGCAAACTAGCTGTTCAGATGCCTTCCACACATTCAGTTATATAGATGATGATTGTGATGATAATGATGCACCTCATCATCATTTTCGCTCCTTCTCTTCAAGTTCATCATTCCAAGAATCAATGGCAGATTTTGTCAGTAAAGCTGAGGAAATATCAAGTGGATATTATTGGCTCCATG ATGATTCGCATGATGATACCAGTTCCCGATGCTCTTCACAGGGGACATATTCCAACTTGAATTACTCTTCTGTGGATGATCATCAGGATCAGTACAATGTGCATTCTTTGAGAAAAGATAAACTTGCCATCATGAAGAGTCACAGCAAGGGCAAAAAGGTTTCCCCTGGCGAAGACTTGAGCAATTTCAACCAATGTAAACTCATGGCAGGATCACTGGTTCCTTTTACTAGTAAAAGTAAGATGATGATGAACAATCAGAGATTAACAAGGAACAGGTCATTGATTGATATAAGGAGCCAACTACTACACCGATCACTGGTTGAGGAGGTCAACAAAAGAAGGTTGTTCAAGACAGTTGGTGCTGTGGAAAATATTGGATTTCAGGCACCTTGTGATGTTACAACAAAAAGGTCACATCATGTATCTTCTGCTAGGAATGAGAACTGTTCAAGGAGGGGCAAGGGGGAAAAAAATAGGAGATGA
- the LOC114193787 gene encoding transcription repressor OFP1-like, with product MGNNRFKLSDMMPNAWFYKLKDMSRSRNRNGSHVMKSKVSSPTTSQRSLPRYSHYFSTEPIRTGKLYNTPIHTRDLDMPFTDSPTRSSKRRTRRKTIYKPSPTVVSSSFLPTSNYDSTDHWIKPYQDQSPPDYDVSSVESSSESDLHEYAYSESECDSFSVPDLLNGMAPNGSCRVSSSTNDIIIDMNNDSFLGNSENQDGFDAISELGLPPILTKPVNFDDKVIEATELRSYELQYDQSFSIEINKEEDSRTQRRRKSSHRKPFSNSSGIRLRINSPKLASRKIQTCARRSVSSTASRASRSTGFPDGFAVVKSSFDPQSDFRESMVEMIVENNIRASKDLEDLLACYLSLNSSEYHDLIVKAFEQIWFDLAQLRM from the coding sequence ATGGGGAATAACAGGTTTAAGTTGTCAGATATGATGCCAAATGCTTGGTTTTACAAGCTCAAAGATATGAGCAGATCAAGAAACAGAAATGGTTCTCATGTTATGAAGAGTAAAGTATCTTCACCAACAACATCTCAAAGGTCGCTGCCAAGATATTCACACTATTTCTCCACTGAGCCGATCAGAACTGGTAAGCTATACAACACTCCCATTCACACCAGAGATTTGGACATGCCATTCACTGATTCACCTACAAGATCATCCAAGAGAAGGACTAGGAGAAAAACCATTTACAAGCCTTCTCCCACTGTTGTTTCTTCCTCTTTCTTACCAACTTCCAACTATGACTCCACCGATCATTGGATCAAACCATACCAAGATCAGTCACCACCAGATTATGATGTGTCTTCAGTTGAAAGCTCTTCTGAATCGGATCTCCATGAGTACGCTTATTCTGAGTCTGAATGTGACAGTTTTTCTGTTCCTGATTTACTTAACGGAATGGCCCCTAATGGCAGCTGCAGAGTTAGCTCTTCCACTAACGACATCATCATTGACATGAACAACGACTCCTTCCTTGGGAACTCTGAAAACCAAGATGGGTTTGATGCAATTTCAGAGCTGGGTCTTCCCCCAATATTGACAAAGCCAGTGAATTTTGATGACAAGGTCATTGAAGCCACTGAGTTGAGAAGTTATGAACTGCAGTATGATCAGTCTTTCTCAATTGAAATCAACAAAGAGGAAGATAGCAGAACTCAAAGGAGGAGAAAAAGCAGTCATAGAAAGCCCTTCTCTAATTCTTCTGGCATAAGGCTTAGAATCAATTCTCCAAAACTTGCTAGCAGAAAAATTCAAACTTGTGCAAGAAGGAGTGTTTCATCAACTGCAAGCAGAGCTTCAAGGAGCACAGGTTTTCCCGATGGGTTTGCTGTTGTGAAGTCCTCATTTGATCCACAGAGTGATTTCAGGGAATCAATGGTGGAGATGATTGTGGAGAACAATATCCGAGCATCGAAAGATTTGGAGGACCTACTTGCCTGCTACCTTTCCCTCAATTCTAGTGAATACCATGATCTCATTGTTAAAGCATTTGAGCAAATTTGGTTTGACTTGGCTCAACTTAGAATGTAA